TGGTGGCGCGCCGCCTTTGGACCCAGGGAACCCCTGCCCGCGCAGGTGGTGTGCCGCGTCGCGAACCTGGATGAGATGCTGGCCCTGGTGGAGGCGGGCGCGGGGCTGGCGGTGTTGCCCGACTACCTGGTGGCGCCCGCCGTGCGTGAGAAGCGGGTCGTGACGCTCACGCCGGAGCCGGGCCGGCGCTCCGCGCGGCGGCCTCGGGGAACGCTCTATGTCGCGTGGCGCAGGGCCGCGGCACCCACGGCCCGCTTCCTCGCGGTGCGCGACTGGCTCCTGGCCGGATAGGCAGCCAGGCCCAGGCCGCTACGGTCGTGGTTCCTGGTGGGGCAGGGTGTCCCCATCTTTACCGGGGGAGAGTGGGCCCGCGCGCCATGGAGGGGACTCCGTTGGGATGTGGGCTCCTTCGCACGACGCGGGAGGACGTGGCCAATGCGAAGAACGCGCGGGACGGCGAGCCTGCTGATGCTGGGCCTGATGGGACTCGGGGGACTGTCGGCGTGCAAGGGCGGTGAGCCGGGCGCGGACGCCCCTTCCGCGAAGCACCGCGAGGGACGTTCGGAGGTGCTGCGCGGGCTGATGGCCTCCAAGGAGGCCGTGGACCCCAAGGCCCTGAAGACCGCGGGCTCGGAGGTGAAGGGCGAACCCGCTCCGGCTCCAGAGGGAACAGGCGGCTCCGGTCAGCAGACGCGGCCCATGGGCTGGGCCGCGGGCCGGGTGTCCTGGGTGGGCGACGACGAGCTGCTCTTCGTGGACGGCCATGGCCAGGAGCAGGAGGTCCTGGTGGACGAGGCCACGCGGTTCAAGCGCGCCGACGAGAACGTGCAGCTGCACGACCTGTCCGAAGGTGACGAGATCCGCGTCACCTACGAGGACCATGGCCAGGAGTGGATCGCCCGGGACGTGGAGGCCGTGCCCGTGGTCAGGGAGCCCGGGCCCGACCCCCAGTCCCCGCCGCTGCGTTGACTAGAACGCGCCTCCATCCGCGCGCCGGCCCGGCGAGGACTGCAGCCCGGGCGTCAGCGTGGTGTGCAGCACGAAGCCCGCGTCCGGCGACAGGTCCGGGGAGCGGTTGATGGACACCGCGTCCACGGTGCTGAAGTACTCCACGCGGTCCACGACGCCGCCGTCCGGGAGCTTGAGCTGCACGGTGTCCGAACCGTTGTTGAGCGCCAGCGTCCCACTGGAGGCCGCGACGGTGTCGGGCGTGCCGGCCGGGAAGCCCGCGGGTCCACCGAAGACGACCAGGGGCCGGCCCGGTTGCAGCACCGTGCCCGCGGCGAAGACGTGCTGCGGGTTCAGGGCGTCCCACAGGGTCCAGCCGGACAGGTCCATGGGGGCGGTGCCCGTGTTGTAGAGCTCCACGAACTCGTGCGCGGTGCCGCCGGGGAGCGCGGGCTCGTTGGCGAGCACCTCGTTGATGATCACCCGGGGCGCCGTGCGCGTGAACCACATGCGGCCGGGGACCATGTCGAAGCGCGACGCGTTGGCCGTGTCCACCACGCGCACGCGCACCAGGTCGCTCTCCACGTCGGGCACGGTCCACGTGAAGGTGCCCGCGCTCGCGCTCACGGAGGGGGCCACGACGTTCCAGAGGTCGCCGCCGTCGTAGGTGGCCTCGATGCGCACGGTGCTCACGCCCGCCGAGCGCCACGTGAGCGTCAGCGGGGTGCCCACGATGAACGTGCCGCCCAGGGGCGCGGTGACGCGCACGCGCGGACCGGGAACGCCGCTCAGGTCGTAGCGGGTGAGGACGGGGTAGTGGTCGCTGACGGTGCGCGCGTAGTCAGGAATCGTCGCGTCGGGCCGGAGCACCTGGACGCCGCCGGGCACCGCGTCCACGGCGACCTCGTCGGTGACGAGCGTGTGGTCGATGACTTCGTTGTACTCCGTGGTGGTGCGGATGGTGGCGTCGGTCAGCACCTTCGTGAGGAAGGTGTAGTGCGTGGGGTCGTCCAGGAAGTTCTGGTAGGGCGTGGGCAGCGCGACGCCGTTCTGCGTGGAGATGGAATGGTCCAGGTCATCGTTCCAGTCCCCGATGACGAGCACGCGCGCCTCGGGCAGCCACTGGTCCAGGTAGCTCTTGAGGGCGGTCGAGGAGCGCTGGCGCTGGCCATAGGACGTCATGTCCTCGAAGGCCTTCATGTGCGTGACGATGACGACCAGCGGCGCGTCCTCGCCGTGGATGCGGGTGGTGAAGTCCACGCGCAGCGGCGGGCGTCCGCCGAAGTCGGCGGCCTGCGCGGTGAGGATGACCTGGGCGCTGCGGTAGGTGAGCGAGTTGTCGTAGAGGATGCCGGGCTTCTGCTCGCCCGCGGAGTACTGCGACGCGCCGCTGAGGACGTAGGTGGTGTTGTTGGCGAGGAAGCCCCTGTAGCCGCCGGGCAACCCCGCCATGAGCGTGTTGAAGTCCACGGTGTCCACCATCTCCACCAGGCCCCAGACATGGGCCCCCGCGTCGCGGATGACGCTCGTCGCTCCCGCGATCTGGAGGTCGTCGGTCACGCCGCCGTCGGAGGTGGAGTTGGCCGGTCCCTGGTTGGGCGCGCCGAACCACTCCAGGTTCCAGTGGCCCACGGTGAACAGCGAGAGGACCGGCTGCACGATCACGATCAGCCGCGCGGACGCGGTCTGGCCGTCCGCGTCGCGCACGGTGGCGGTGAAGACCGTCGAGCCCGCGGCGGTGGGGGTGCCGGACAGGGCGCCGTCGGTGGAGAGGGTGAGCCCCGCGGCCAGCGTCCCGGTGAAGCTCCAGGTGAGCGGCGCGCGCCCGCCGGAGGCGGTGAGGTTGAAGGCATAGGGCTGTCCCACGCGCCCATCACCGAGCCCCAGCGACGTCACGGTCAGCTCCGCGATGCTGCCTGCATCCGGCGCTCCAGCATCGGGGGACACTCCGCCATCGGAAGGCACACCGCCGTCACCCGACGGGCCGCCATCACCCGAGGAGCCGCCGTCACCCGAGGAGCCGCCGTCACCCGATGATCCGCCGTCATCGGATGATCCGCCGTCACCCGACGCGCCGCCATCCTCGGACGTACCCGCGTCGCCGGACACGCCACCGTCGTCGGGTGTACCGCCACCGTCGGTGGGCACTCCGCTGTCGGTGGACACGCCACTGTCGGACGGCACGACCGGCGTCGGCGGCGTGGATCCGGGACACGCGGTGAGCAGAAGGGCGACGAGGGGCGCGACGATTCGAGGAAGAGCCATGGATGCCATCCGGTCCGGACGCCGGAAGGGACGCATGGCCTGTCGCGATGACGGGCGGTGCATCCCCCTGCCTCCAAGAGTGACACATCCCCCTGTCATCCAAGAAGAAGGGCCGCGCTCCCCGGATGGGGGAACGCGGCCCTGAAGTCACGTCAAGGTGTCGGACGCGGCGACTACGGCGTCGGCGCGCCCGGGGTCACCGTGGTCACGAACGCGAAGTCCGCGTTGTTGTTGTTCGTGTCGTTGCCGTTCGGGGTCCGCTGCAGGGAGCCCACGGCGCTGTTCGAGTCGGAGGCGGTGGTGCGCGCGCCCTCCTCGAAGTTCAGCGACTTGACGCCCGCGGCCGTGGTGATGCTGAACGTGGGGTTCTGGGCGCCCGGCTCGTAGAACACGCTGTCGAGGAGCGTGCCCGCCGCGTCGTCGACCAGGCCCACGCCGTCACCGCTGCCGTTCTGGATGATGTCGGTGTTCGCGTTGGAGGCCGACTTGATGACCAGCCTCAGCGTGCCCGCCGGCAGGGTCGCCGTGGTGAAGTACGGCTCGGCCGCCGCGACGATGTAGCCGCCCGCGGGCAGCGACGTGACCGCGTTGCCCTGCGCGTCCTTCGTGTCCGCCAGGTTGAACTTCAGGTACTCGATGCGCGGGTTGGCGTTGGAGTCGCCGTTGACGAACACCAGCTTGACGCTGGTCAGGTCCGCCGCCGCGGTGCCGCGGTTGTAGATCTCCACGAACTCCGCGTTGTCGGTGCCCACGTTGTCGTAGTCGATCTCATTGATGACCAGCGACGGGCCCGTCGGAGGAGGCGTCAGGCCGGTGAAGGTCGCGGTCTTGGCGGTCGCGTCCACGGCCTTGCCGGCCAGGTCCTTCACCTCGCCGTTGACCGTCACCGTGTACTGGGTGCCCGCCGTCAGGTCGCCGGTGGTCAGCGCGACCTGGTTGCCCGTCGCCGTCGCCGCGGAGACGGCCACGGTCGGCGTGATGCCGAAGTCCTCCGCCTGCACGCTGGCCGCGTCGATCTTCCGGTCGAACGTCAGCCGCACTTCCGTGCCGCTCAGCGGACGCGCCTCGGTGAGCTTCGGCGCGGGGCAGCCGGTGATGGTCAGCTGCTCCGGCGCGAACACGGACACCTGCGGCTGGGCGGTGAAGCGCCAGACCACGCCGGTGGGGACGACCACGTCGCAGCCCGTGACCAGGTCCAGGTCCGTGGACAGGGTGGTGGGCACGCGCAGGCGCAGGGGGCTGGGGGACGGCTCACCCGTGGTGATCAGCGGGAAGGCGGTGAAGGCCGCGCCGCTGCCAGCGCCCGCCTCCAGCTTGCCGGACACGGTGACCAGGCGGCTCTCGTAGAGGCTGGTCGTGCCCCCGTCCTCGAAGGTGCTGACGGCGTTCGCGTCCACCTTCAGGCCCGCGGGCGTCGCGGTGTCCAGGCTCCACACGCCGTGGTTCTTGCTCACCACGGTCAGGTCCGTGACGGTCTTCGCCACGTTGAGCCCGCTGATGATCTCCTTCTCCGTGACGTTCAGCGTCACGCGGTCACCCACGGCGACCGCCGTGGTGGACGCGGAGTCGCGCACGAACATCGCCGGGCCGTTGGCCTCGGCCTGCAGGAAGAAGCCGGAGGGCTCCGTGGCCGCGCTGCCCGCCACCGCGGGCTTGATGAAGGTCACGAACGCGCCGCTCACCGGCTGCGGCGTGGTCAGCGCGCCCGCCGGGGCGGCGACGAACGCGGCGATCTGCGCGCTCGTGTCCGCCAGCGGCGTGGTGACGCTGGAAGGCGTGCAGGTGTTCGCCTCGATGTCGCAGGACTCGGTCAGCGCGCAGGCCGGGTTGCACGCCTGGGGACCCGTGCCGCCGTCCGTCTCCGTGCCGGCGTCGGTGCCCGCGTCCGTCTCCGTGCCCGCGTCCGTCTCCGTGCCCGCGTCCTCTTCCGGAGGAATGTTCAGCGTGCGCAGCTCGCACTTGTTCTCCACGCAGGTCCACGTCTGACCCGCGGGGGCCGCGCCCTTGTCACGACAGTCGAACTGATCGACACACTCGTCGCCGCAACCCGTGCCGACCGTGACGAACACGGTGGTCACGAGCGCCGGCAGCCAGCTCCGCTTCAGGCTCTGCTTCAGCATGTGAATGCCTCCCAGATAGGGGTGGTCCAGATTGCAGGTGCGGTCCCCCTTACACCCGAAAACAGAGGGGCGTCCATTTGCCCAACCACCCGCCACGTCCCTGTCACGCGAAAGGACGCCCAGGGGCCTGGGAATCGAAGGAAGTCAGGGAGTCTTCCGTGCAGGGGTGGACGCTGGACCGGCGTACAGGTCGATGACCTCGTTGATGCCGTGCTG
The sequence above is drawn from the Corallococcus sp. NCRR genome and encodes:
- a CDS encoding lamin tail domain-containing protein, translated to MLKQSLKRSWLPALVTTVFVTVGTGCGDECVDQFDCRDKGAAPAGQTWTCVENKCELRTLNIPPEEDAGTETDAGTETDAGTDAGTETDGGTGPQACNPACALTESCDIEANTCTPSSVTTPLADTSAQIAAFVAAPAGALTTPQPVSGAFVTFIKPAVAGSAATEPSGFFLQAEANGPAMFVRDSASTTAVAVGDRVTLNVTEKEIISGLNVAKTVTDLTVVSKNHGVWSLDTATPAGLKVDANAVSTFEDGGTTSLYESRLVTVSGKLEAGAGSGAAFTAFPLITTGEPSPSPLRLRVPTTLSTDLDLVTGCDVVVPTGVVWRFTAQPQVSVFAPEQLTITGCPAPKLTEARPLSGTEVRLTFDRKIDAASVQAEDFGITPTVAVSAATATGNQVALTTGDLTAGTQYTVTVNGEVKDLAGKAVDATAKTATFTGLTPPPTGPSLVINEIDYDNVGTDNAEFVEIYNRGTAAADLTSVKLVFVNGDSNANPRIEYLKFNLADTKDAQGNAVTSLPAGGYIVAAAEPYFTTATLPAGTLRLVIKSASNANTDIIQNGSGDGVGLVDDAAGTLLDSVFYEPGAQNPTFSITTAAGVKSLNFEEGARTTASDSNSAVGSLQRTPNGNDTNNNNADFAFVTTVTPGAPTP
- a CDS encoding lamin tail domain-containing protein, giving the protein MALPRIVAPLVALLLTACPGSTPPTPVVPSDSGVSTDSGVPTDGGGTPDDGGVSGDAGTSEDGGASGDGGSSDDGGSSGDGGSSGDGGSSGDGGPSGDGGVPSDGGVSPDAGAPDAGSIAELTVTSLGLGDGRVGQPYAFNLTASGGRAPLTWSFTGTLAAGLTLSTDGALSGTPTAAGSTVFTATVRDADGQTASARLIVIVQPVLSLFTVGHWNLEWFGAPNQGPANSTSDGGVTDDLQIAGATSVIRDAGAHVWGLVEMVDTVDFNTLMAGLPGGYRGFLANNTTYVLSGASQYSAGEQKPGILYDNSLTYRSAQVILTAQAADFGGRPPLRVDFTTRIHGEDAPLVVIVTHMKAFEDMTSYGQRQRSSTALKSYLDQWLPEARVLVIGDWNDDLDHSISTQNGVALPTPYQNFLDDPTHYTFLTKVLTDATIRTTTEYNEVIDHTLVTDEVAVDAVPGGVQVLRPDATIPDYARTVSDHYPVLTRYDLSGVPGPRVRVTAPLGGTFIVGTPLTLTWRSAGVSTVRIEATYDGGDLWNVVAPSVSASAGTFTWTVPDVESDLVRVRVVDTANASRFDMVPGRMWFTRTAPRVIINEVLANEPALPGGTAHEFVELYNTGTAPMDLSGWTLWDALNPQHVFAAGTVLQPGRPLVVFGGPAGFPAGTPDTVAASSGTLALNNGSDTVQLKLPDGGVVDRVEYFSTVDAVSINRSPDLSPDAGFVLHTTLTPGLQSSPGRRADGGAF